A region of the Arenibacter antarcticus genome:
CGTATTATGGAACTCTCGGAGTATTATTTAACAGAATGCGAATTTGATATATTGAATAAAAACAAGGAACAGATTACCGCTCTATTCTTACAAAATGCCGCCTCCTTAAATCTTGTGGAACTAGGGGCCGGTAATGGTAAGAAAACGAAAATAATCCTAAAGCAACTCCTTAAAACAAATAGAGAATTCAGGTATGTACCGATTGATATCAGTGATAATGCCCTTGCCAAACTTAAGAATTCCCTATCCTTGGAATTTCCAAATATAAAAGTAATCCCTAAGCAAGGTACTTATTTTAATATGTTGGAAACCATCGAATCTTCCGAAACCATAAAAAATGTAATCCTATTTTTGGGGTCCAACATTGGCAATCTTACGCGTGATCAAGCCATTATTTTTCTAGCCAAATTAGCAAAAGGAATGCATGGAAACGATATGATTTTTATAGGTTGCGACCAAAAAAAGAACCCTCAGACCATATTAAATGCCTATAACGACCCACATGGCGTAACCGAAGCCTTTAACAAAAATCTATTGGAACGTATAAACAAGGATTTAAATGCCAATTTTAATCTGGATAACTTTATACACTGGGAGGTTTATGACCCCGAATCAGGAACCGCAAAAAGTTATTTAGTTTCCAAAACTGCTCAAAGGGTTACAATTGAAAGTTTGGATCTTGAAATTGATTTTAAGGCATGGGAAACCATACATACAGAAATATCACAAAAATATGACGATGCACACATAGCAGATTTAGCCCAAGCAGCTGGGCTACGCATACTTACCCAATTTTCGGATGACAAGAATTATTTCAAAAACTATATCCTTATCAAGAAGTAAACCTTTAGTATGACCAATTTATGAGTTGTAAATGGCCTATTGCTTAGGAATTATAAACTGCCCCTAAAGCAACTAAAATACGCCCCTACTTTTCTACTTCTACCTTAATCTGGAATTGGGGGAAATTCCAGAATTTTAAATCAATTACCTCAAGGCAAGCCCATGAGGCATCGGACAGAAACTACCGATAACATTTCTACCCAAGCCTTGCAGTATTCAAATCTCACTTGGTGAGAAAATCATCCTATTGATCACTCAGGACACTAGGCTTAAAAATTTTTAATTGGGAGATTACAATTCCAACACTGAATTTTCGGTACCCGCGTACTCATTCCATTGTAAACGGTCAGCCTCTTGTTCATTCACAAATTCACCATCTACTAAATACTTAAATTCATAGGTTTTATCTTTTGGGAATTCGAATGTACCTTTAAAGGTTCCGTTCTTTAATCTCTTTAAAACACTCTTTTCAGAACTCCAATCATTGAAATCACCTACAACAGCTACTTTTACAGCCTTTTCAGCTGGTACGGAAAAAGTAACTTTACATACTGGTCTAGTTTTTAAATATTGTTTAGAAATTGCCATAACCTTACTATTTAAGTTTTTACAAACTTACACCATTAAACTTCTCCTTGCCAATGACCATAATCAGTTTTATCAATTTCTTAAAATAAAATTGCTCTTAGGGCTACATTTATAAATAAGCCCCCTCAATTTTCATTAACCCGGAATACTCAGCCTTACTTTAAGATTTTCACAATCCTATCTATTTCATTTTCTGTATTATAGAAATGAAAAGCAAGCCGTATACCACCTCCGCGCTGTGCACACAAAACATCATTCTGCATTAATTTCGAATATTCTTTATCTCCCCCTGCTATATTAAATATGGAGCTGTGAACGTTTCTATCTATTATATAGGACTCCAAAAGGCCTAGGTTTCCAAATTCTGATAGCGCCTTATTAGAAAGTAACTTTATTTGTTCAGATATTACGTCCATACCAATTTCAGAAAGAAATTTCAGGGAATAGTTTAGACTTCCAAAAGCCATGCTATCTAGGTGTCCAGGTTCAAACCTATTGGAAAACGAAACTGCATCCTTGCCATCCAAATTTCCCCTAGCAGCATTAAACCCGATGGTAGGACAGTTAAATCTCCCAGCTACGGTATCAGAAAACAACATAAAACCATTTCCAGAACCTCCCAACAACCATTTATAGCCACTTGCACCAAGTACATCGATACCTGAAGTGTCAAAATTTATACTCTCTGTTCCACAAAATTGAGTTCCATCTGCGATAATAATCAAGTCTGGATATTCCTTTTTTAAGGTTTTTAAGAATTCTACATCAATTTTAACGCCATTTAGCCATTGCACCAAGCTTAAGGCCAGTAGTGTTATCTTGTCAGATTTAATCTTATTAAAAATATGCTCCTCTAGATCTGCCGATATATCCACATAAGAAATACTAAAATCCCTAGACTCAAAAGGCCAGTTTACCGAAGGATAATCTCCCTTCAGAAGCAACACCTTTTCTTTTTTACCCAACCCTTCCAATAAAAGATTGATTCCAATAGAGAAATTGGGAGTTAAGGCTACATTTTCGCTCTTGCAGCTAAAGAACTTGGACACTGTATTTCTAGTTTCGGACACTATTTTGCCCAATTTAGAACTAAGCTTTCTACCTCCAATCAGTACATCTAGATCGTGTTCTTGCCGCCAGTCTAACAGCCCATCGTAAAGCAATCCTGAGGTGGCCGTATCCGCATAGCAATATTGATTTAAAACAGGGAATTGTTTAATTATGTTTTTCATAGTCGAAGTGGTAAAAATTTGAATTTTGGTATCTTTGCCCTAAAGATAACTATTAGCATGTTCAGCAAAAATAAAAAGGATTTTAAAATAGATTTAGAGCAGCACCAACTGTTGGAATATGCTCAGGCCAGAATAAAGCAAAAGAAGCGTTTATTTAATCACTTTGTGTTTTTTTTGGTGGGAGGTGTATTTTTTATCTTGATCAATAAAATTCTAGGTTACGGTAAAACGTATGACTGGTTTATCTGGGCAATTGTACTTTGGGCCTTTTTATTTGTAATACATGCCTTTAACGTCTATTTTACCTCAAAATTCATGGGTCCAGAATGGGAAAGGGTTCAAAGGGAAAGATTGGTCTTAAAACAGAAACAAAAAATTGCCGAAATTCAGAAAGAAATAGAAACGGACTTCCCATTGTCCCGCATCAATAAAAAAATAGAATAGTGCACACGATATCCATGATAGCTGCAGCAGCTGAAAACAATGCTCTAGGAAAAGACAATGACCTTTTATGGCATTTGCCCGACGATTTTAAGTATTTTAAAAAACGCACCTCCGGTCATAAAATAATTATGGGAAGAAAAACTTTTGAAAGTTTCCCTAAACCCCTACCCAACCGGGTGCATATTGTTATTACTAGAGATCCGAACTACCACATTCCCTTCACTGATTGTATAGTGGTACATTCTCTTGAAGAAGCCCTAGAACTGGTAAAAGACGAATCGCTTTCCTTTATTATTGGCGGTGGAGAAATCTACCATCTTGGAATGGAATACGCCAATCAAATAGAGCTTACCAGGGTCCATGAATCTTTTGAAGCGGACACTTTTTTCCCGAACTTTAACGACAAGGAATGGATACTTACCCAAAAGGAATTCCACCCAAAAGACGAACGACATGATTATGATTTTACCTATCTAACCTACGTAAAAAAGACGTAGGCCAGTTTCCCTTAAAAATAGCGGAGGGTCTTATCGGTATTATGAATTGACCTTCATTTTGGCGACCAACTCCTTCAAATCTTTAATAATGGACCTTCCTTTATCTTTATTGTACCATTTCTGGAGCGATAGTTTAAAGGCCGTATCTATTGCACCGTTCTCATTCTTATAATCTACCACCATCTTTGTGGCTACTGTAGATCTAGGTCCCCAGCTGGTTACCACCTCATAATCACGATCCAGGACCATAAGTTTTGGAATAGAACGCGTCCCATTGGTCAGAAATAGGTCCATCAGTGTTGGATTATCATCGCGTAATACTATTTTAAGATCCAAATTGTCAATACCAGAGCAAATCTTATTTAAGATCGGAATGGTCTGAGCGCCATCGGCACACCAACTTTCCAAAAGAACCAACCAGGTTTGTTTCTCCCCTATTTCTTTAAATACGGCCATATCCTCTTCAAGAATAGTTATGGTCTTATCTAGTCTGCGCATTCTAGCGCTATTTAATTTGGTGAATTCTATCCGCTGTTCGGTTTGTTCGTCACCTGTGCTCTTTTCTTCGGCAACTAAATTGTTTACCAAGAAAATATAGGCTTTATAACTCATCGCCTGATCCATGTTTTTCTCAATCAATTGGTTTTGCATTATTTTATAATTTTATTTCGTTATTAATGCGCTGTTACTTCTAGGTGATGCAAAAAATAATCCAGGTTAAAATAGCCGCCTTTATTTTCTTTTCTCTCTAAGGATTGTTCAATAATTAGATGTGCCACATTTACCATATTGCGTAGCTCACACAATTGGGTATTCAATTTGGATCCATGATAAAGAGCCTCCACCTCTTTGTGAATTTCATCCAATTGCCCTTTAGCCTTTAAAAGGCCCTCATTACACCTAACAATACCTACATACCGCCTCATTAATTCTTGTAATCTTTCCGTTATATCCAAAATTATGGATCCCAAGTTTTTATCGGTATGGGTATTGACTTCGATCCAATGGGGTTGATCCATTTCCATGAACTGAGGTTCATTTTCGGAAAGATAGGTATCGCATTTATGTGCATAAACCAGCGCTTCCAACAGCGAATTGGATGCCAACCTATTAGCCCCATGCAATCCTGTCCGGGAACATTCTCCCAATGCAAAAAGATTCTTGAGGTTTGTAGCCCCATTTTTGTCCACGACAATACCTCCACATAGATAGTGGGCAGCTGGAACTACGGGAATCCAATCTTTTTCTACATTTATATTTCGCTTTAGGCATTCGTTAAAAATGTTCGGAAAATGAACCTTAAAATCGGACATGTCCAAATGCGTGCAATCCAAGTAAACAAAAGACGTTTTGTTTTTTTTCAATACGGTATCAATAGCTCGGGATACAATGTCCCTGGAAGCGAGTTCCGCCCGTTTATCAAACTTTAGCATAAACCGCTCCCCTTCACCATCCCTTAAATAGGCGCCAAACCCTCTAACTGCCTCAGAAATTAAAAATAAACGACCTTGGACCTTCTCATATAATGCGGTGGGGTGAAACTGAACAAACTCCATCTCCTTTATTCTTGCTTTTGCTCTATACGCCATACCAATACCGTCTCCCGTTGCAACCATTGGATTGGTAGTATGCCCATAAAGCCTTCCTATCCCGCCAGTAGCCAATATGGTAGCCCTTGCTTTTATAGGATAGATCCTTTCCGTTTTTTGATCCATGACATAGGCTCCGTAACAGGCCGGTGCTTCTTCTATAGTGTTTTTTAAGTGATGCTGGGTGATAAGATCAATGGCAAAATGGTAGTTTAAGATTGATATATTGGCCAATTGACGCACCTTGTTCAACAGTATGGTTTCTATCTCTCTACCTGTAGTATCTCTGTTATGTACAATTCGGTTTTCTGAATGTCCCCCTTCCCTGGCGAGATCTAGCCTACCCTTGCTGTCCCTATCAAAATTTGCGCCCCAAGCCATTAGATCCATCAGTCTTTCTGGGCCTTCATTAACTACCATCTCCACTACAGAGGCATTACAACATCCATCACCTGCGATCAGGGTATCCATTAGGTGCTTTTTAAAGGAATCTTTTTCCTGATCCATTACGATAGCTACACCACCTTGGGCATGGGTAGTATTGGAATCGTCCTCCGATTGTTTGGTAACGATATAAATAGACCTATCAGGATGTTTTTCAGCCATTTTAATGGCAAATGTAAGTCCGGCAACACCAGAACCAATCACTAAATAATCTGTAGTGCGCATAGGTTTCTACTTAGAAATTTCCAACATTCTCTCTATGGGGATAAGTGCCTTCTTCCTAATTCTTTCAGTGACGGTTATTTCAGGCGTTTCAAACAAAAGACAATCGTAAAGTTTCTGAATGGTATTGACTTTCATAAATGCACATTCGCTACAGGCACAGGTATTATCTTCTTCTATGGGAGCGGGAATCAATGTTGCCTTGGGTACTTCCTTCTGCATTTCATGCAAAATACCAACCTCTGTGGCCACGATAAATTTATTGTATGGACGTTGTTTTACAAAGGCGATCATCCCTGCGGTAGATCCGACATATTGAGCAACTTGAAGGATATGCTCCTCCGATTCTGGATGCGCAATTATGATGGCATCTGGATTTTGACGGGAAACTTTTAAAAGCTTATCTATGGAAAAAGCTTCATGAACAATACAACTTCCGTCCCACAATAACATATCCCTCCCCGTTTTCTTAATAATATACTTCCCCAAATTCTTATCGGGTGCGAATAGTATTGGTTTATGCTCTGGGATCGAAGAAATAATCTTAAGCGCATTAGAGGAAGTACAGACCAAATCGCTCATGGCCTTGATTTCTGCGGAACAATTAATATAGGTTACCACCACATGGTCTGGGTATAGCTTCCTAAAGCGTTTAAAAGCATCTGGGGGACAGGAATCTGCCAAGGAACATCCAGCGTTTAAATCGGGCAATAATACTTTTTTGGTCGGATTAAGTATTTTGGCCGTTTCTGCCATAAAATGAACCCCAGCAAAAACTATGATATCGGCCGCTACCGCAGCCGCCTTTTGCGATAATCCAAGGCTATCTCCCACATAATCTGCTACCTCCTGAATCTCTGGCCGCTGATAGTAATGCGCTAAGATAACCGCATTCTTTTTTGCCTTAAGCAATTGAATTTTTTGTTTAATATCCATTTTGGGGAGTCAATGTCCAATACAAACCTAATGGTAGCAAGAAGAACAGAAAATGACTTCTGTCATATTTAGGATATTTATATCCTTTATTGAAAATCAACTATGTTGAGCATCGGGGAGATAGGATATAAATTCTAAAAGGGACACAGTAAACACATCGATTTAAAAATCCAAAAAACGAATTTCATAGGCCACACCCGTCGGTTTGACAAAACTTTCCAACACCTCAACATCCTTATTGCTATAAAATTGAAATTTTGCTTTGGAAGTTAGAGGTGTGCATAAATTATAATTCTCCAAAACTTTTTTTGTTTGACGAGCCACCCCCTCTCCGGAATCTATAATTTTGACATGGTTTGGTAAAATATTAGTAAGCAAAGGGATTAAATACGGGTAGTGTGTACATCCCAAAACCAATTGGTCTATGCCTTCTTGAAGCATTGGCGCCAAATAGCGTTCCAATAGCGTCTTTGTTTTTAGAGAAGTAAGCTCTCCATTCTCTATCAACTCTACCAGACCGGTACCTTTCTGTTCCAGAATCCGTATCCCGTTAGCATGGCTCTCGGAAGTACTATGAAAAAGACGGCTAGACAAGGTACCTTTAGTTGCCAAGACCCCCACTTTTTTGGTCTTGGAATTTAGGGCAGCAGTTTTTATTGCCGGTTCTATTCCAATAATCGGCAGATCGTACTTTGCCCTGAGTTCTTCTATGGCATTGGTAGTGGCAGTATTGCAAGCAATCACAATTAACTTACACCCTTTACCGATAAGATAGTCAACATTTTTAATACTCAACGCTAAGATCTGTTCTTGTGATTTCTCACCATAAGGGGCATTTTTACTATCTGCCAAATAGATGGTAGATTCATTCGGAAGCAGTTTATGGATTTCCCTCCATATAGAGGTGCCACCAATACCAGAATCAAAAATACCTATTGGACCTTTATTCATTGAACAAAATTTAAGAGCTTAAAGTTACATTATTAATACTTTTCTATCACGAATAATATGAATCGGTTATTTGGGTACCCTAGGCATAGGATATAGGCACCCAAACGGAAAATGCTTCTTGAACAGCCCCATATTTAACCAAATCAGCTATACTACCGATAATGAAAAACCTAAACAATAAAAAAAGCCATGCAATTGCATGGCTCTTATTTACTACTCTTCTAATTCCGTTAGTTTAGAAACCCAATTGTTTCTTAACCTCTGGTAAAATATCTTTTCCCTTGGCTACGATAAGTCCACCCCCTTGGGTAGCGTCCATTACGTAATCTATTCCTTGAGCAGCGGCTACTGCCTCAATAGCTTTTTTGGCCTTTTCAGTAATAGGTCCTAAAAGCTCTCCTTGCTTCTTTTGCAATTCTTGTTGCGCAGTCTGTTGAGCCTCTCCAATATTTTTTTCAAATCCTTGCAATTCAGCAGCTCTCTTCTGATTTTCCTCTTCAGATTTAGAAGCGGATTCATTAGAGTACTGAGTGTACTTATTTCTCAATTCTGTCATAGAACTCTCGATATCGGCCCTATAGGTTTCCTGTAACTTTTTAAGTTCCGCATCGGCGGCTTTCATCTCTGGCATTTCAGAAAGTAATTTCTGTACATCTATGTGAGCAATCTTTGCCTGTGCGTTTACAAAACCAGTAGCTGCTACGAACAAAACTAAGGCTACCGCAAATTTCTTTATTTGTTTCATGTTTTTCATCAATGTTTGAGTGTTAATTTTAAAAATTTAGTTATATAAATGTTTGTAATGATTCCTTATTCTATTATTTGTCTTTTATATCGTCGATATCCTTTCTCCCGCTTCTCTCTTCGGCTTCCTGTTTCCTTTTAGCCTCTCTTTCGTCCAACAATTGTTTTCTTCTTGCCTCGTAAGCTTTCTTCCGTTCTTCTCTAATCCTTAGTTGCTCTTCCCGTTTTTCCTCAGCGGTTTTATTTCTTGCTTCCTCCGCTTGCTTAGCTAGTTCTTGCCGTTGCAATAGCGCATCGCTAATCTCCTCTTCAGCCTCTTCGTCCTCAAAATCTTCAAAACTATTTCTAGAGTCCTTCCTGTTTGGGGCGCTAATTTTCCTAGTTCTAGAGATCCCTCTTAATACCAAGTCGCTAATATCGTACCTTTTTTCTGAATACAACATTACAACATCTGCCGATTTATCAAAAATAAAATCATATTTTTTATTGGCACCAATTTTCTGTACTTCATTAAAGACCTGATCTTGTATGGGCTGTATTAATCTTCTTTTTTGCAAGACCAAATCGCCAGAAGGTCCAAATCTATTTTGTTGATATTCCAACATCTCCTTTTCCAAGATCTGTATTTCCTCTTCCCGCTCTGAAATCAATTCGGACGTCAGCAGCACTTTCTCCGCCATAAGATCTTGTTTCATTTGATCTATTACGGCCTTTTCCTTTTCCAGTTCAAGTTTCCACTTATGAACTTTATTGGCCAATTGCTCGTTAGCCTCCCTATATTCCTCTACATTTTCTAGGATATACTCCATATCCACATACCCTATTCTTACGCCTCTTTGGGCAGTGAGACTAGCGGTGGTTATGACCATCAAAAGGACTAAAAGTAATTTTCCGTTACTATTCATAATATCTTCGTTTTATACTATAGAAAATATCGTGCCAAAATAATGAATTATCCTAAAACGAGCCCTAAAACGCATAAAACTGCTACATTAATTTTATTGATTAGAACTGTTGTCCTATAATAAAGTGCGTTTGCCATCCACTAGGTCCAGCGGAGTTTGGATTGTAATCTTGATCAAATCCATAACCAAAATCGATTCCCAAAAGTCCAAATGCTGGCATAAAAATTCGCAGACCCACCCCGGCCGATCTTTTTATTTCAAACGGATCAAAGTCCTGAAAAGTATTGAATGCGTTACCGGCCTCTAAAAACGCCAGGCCATAAATAGACGCTGATGGTTTTAGGGTAAGTGGATATCTTAACTCCAAGGAGTATTTATTGTACACGATTCCACCGTCTTGTATTTGTTGACCAGAAATTGGATCTACACTATATGGAGTTAATGATTGGTTTTCATAACCTCTCAAAGAAATCACATCCCTACCATCCAAAGTATAGGTTCCCATTCCGTCTCCTCCAATATAGTAACGCTCAAAAGGCACTTTGCCCACTCTTTCGTTATAGCTGCCCAAAAACCCAAATTCGGCATTGGTCCTAAGTACTAATTTACCTACTAGAGTAGTATACCAGTCTCCTTTAAAGTTTACCTTATAAAATTCTAACCACTTAAATCGCTCTTGGTCTATTCGCTCTACCTCTGCATTGTTCTTTTCCTTAACAGCTATCTTTAAATCGGAATTTAACTGCTTATAGTCTTTGTTATTGAACAAGGAGAATGGCGGCGTAAATTTTGCAGTTATTTCAAAATTTGAACCAGATCTAGGGAAAATTCGTCCTCCACCGGTCGCATTTCTAGAAATCCCCAAGCTATAAGCTATAGAGTTAGATTGTCCGTTACCAAAGTTAAATAGTCCTAAATTATAATTTTTAAAATCGTATAACTGATATCCTATAGAATGTGAAATGGTAAAGAAATCATCTGGCCATTGCACCCTTTTTGCCAGACCAACGGTTATACCCGTAATGGAAAAGGTTCTGTTTTTATCTGGCTTTCTACTTACGTAGGGATTGTAATAAAATTGCTGGGTCCTAGAAAGCGACATATTAAAACGCACGGGCTTCTTGCCTCCCAACCAAGGTTCAGAAAAGTTAAGGCTGTACACCCTATAGGTTCTACTGGCTTGTAAACGCAGGGCAAATGTCTGACCATCACCCATAGGCACCGGCTTATAAGCCTCGCCATTAAATAAGTTTTTTATTGAGAAATTGCTAAAGGAAAGTCCCAAGGTACCAATAAAACCACCGCCTCCGTAGCCACCTTGCAATTCGATCTGGCTAGAGCCCGACTCCACTAAGTTATAAGCGATGTCTACCGTTCCTTCATTTGGATTTGGATTCTGGATGTCCGGTGTAATTTGCTCGGCATCAAAAAAGCCCAACTGACCCAATTCCCTAATACTCCTTATAATATCTGATTTATTATAGCGCTGCCCAGGCCTAGTTCGCAATTCCCTGAAAATTACGTGATCGTTGGTCTTATCGTTTCCGGCAACAGTTATATGATTCAAGAAGGTCTCTTTCCCCTCTATGATCCTAATCTCAAAATTGATGGTATCATTTTCAGCAGACATTTCTACTGGATTGATACTAGAAAATAAATAACCGTTGTTCTGATAGGCATTGGTTAAATCGGTAGCATCTGGGTCAGAGGCGTCCGCTATACGCTTTCTCAACAACACCCCATTATAGGTATCTCCCTTTTTCAGCCCTAATACTCTGGCCAATTGGCGATCGCTATACACGGTATTCCCTACAAAATCTATTTCTCCAAAATAGTATTTGTTACCTTCCTCCACTTTTATTTTTAGATCGATAAGATTATCACCAACCCTAACAAAAGTATCAGAAATTACCCTAGCATCTCTATATCCTTTTTCAGCATATTTATCTACCAAAGTAACCAAGTCTTCCTTGTAGTCTTCTTCTATGTATTTGGATTTTTTCCAGAAACGATAAAATTTCTTCTTTTTGGTGTTTTTTAAGGCCTTGCTAAGTTTCTTATCTGACAATTTTTCGTTGCCTTCAAAAACAATATCGTTAACCTTTACCTTTTCGCCCTTTTTAATATTGATCACCATACTCTGGGTATTGGTATCTACCGTATCCTTTGCAGTGGCAATATTAACATTGGCATTGAGGTAGCCTTTCTTTTTGTACTTATTCTGAAGGTA
Encoded here:
- a CDS encoding thioredoxin family protein, coding for MQNQLIEKNMDQAMSYKAYIFLVNNLVAEEKSTGDEQTEQRIEFTKLNSARMRRLDKTITILEEDMAVFKEIGEKQTWLVLLESWCADGAQTIPILNKICSGIDNLDLKIVLRDDNPTLMDLFLTNGTRSIPKLMVLDRDYEVVTSWGPRSTVATKMVVDYKNENGAIDTAFKLSLQKWYNKDKGRSIIKDLKELVAKMKVNS
- a CDS encoding L-histidine N(alpha)-methyltransferase, translated to MEQNTISKTQAQFAQDVKDGLMASPKHLSSKYIYNQKGDMLFERIMELSEYYLTECEFDILNKNKEQITALFLQNAASLNLVELGAGNGKKTKIILKQLLKTNREFRYVPIDISDNALAKLKNSLSLEFPNIKVIPKQGTYFNMLETIESSETIKNVILFLGSNIGNLTRDQAIIFLAKLAKGMHGNDMIFIGCDQKKNPQTILNAYNDPHGVTEAFNKNLLERINKDLNANFNLDNFIHWEVYDPESGTAKSYLVSKTAQRVTIESLDLEIDFKAWETIHTEISQKYDDAHIADLAQAAGLRILTQFSDDKNYFKNYILIKK
- a CDS encoding isoamylase early set domain-containing protein, with the translated sequence MAISKQYLKTRPVCKVTFSVPAEKAVKVAVVGDFNDWSSEKSVLKRLKNGTFKGTFEFPKDKTYEFKYLVDGEFVNEQEADRLQWNEYAGTENSVLEL
- a CDS encoding OmpH family outer membrane protein, whose translation is MKQIKKFAVALVLFVAATGFVNAQAKIAHIDVQKLLSEMPEMKAADAELKKLQETYRADIESSMTELRNKYTQYSNESASKSEEENQKRAAELQGFEKNIGEAQQTAQQELQKKQGELLGPITEKAKKAIEAVAAAQGIDYVMDATQGGGLIVAKGKDILPEVKKQLGF
- the nadA gene encoding quinolinate synthase NadA, producing MDIKQKIQLLKAKKNAVILAHYYQRPEIQEVADYVGDSLGLSQKAAAVAADIIVFAGVHFMAETAKILNPTKKVLLPDLNAGCSLADSCPPDAFKRFRKLYPDHVVVTYINCSAEIKAMSDLVCTSSNALKIISSIPEHKPILFAPDKNLGKYIIKKTGRDMLLWDGSCIVHEAFSIDKLLKVSRQNPDAIIIAHPESEEHILQVAQYVGSTAGMIAFVKQRPYNKFIVATEVGILHEMQKEVPKATLIPAPIEEDNTCACSECAFMKVNTIQKLYDCLLFETPEITVTERIRKKALIPIERMLEISK
- the nadB gene encoding L-aspartate oxidase, translated to MRTTDYLVIGSGVAGLTFAIKMAEKHPDRSIYIVTKQSEDDSNTTHAQGGVAIVMDQEKDSFKKHLMDTLIAGDGCCNASVVEMVVNEGPERLMDLMAWGANFDRDSKGRLDLAREGGHSENRIVHNRDTTGREIETILLNKVRQLANISILNYHFAIDLITQHHLKNTIEEAPACYGAYVMDQKTERIYPIKARATILATGGIGRLYGHTTNPMVATGDGIGMAYRAKARIKEMEFVQFHPTALYEKVQGRLFLISEAVRGFGAYLRDGEGERFMLKFDKRAELASRDIVSRAIDTVLKKNKTSFVYLDCTHLDMSDFKVHFPNIFNECLKRNINVEKDWIPVVPAAHYLCGGIVVDKNGATNLKNLFALGECSRTGLHGANRLASNSLLEALVYAHKCDTYLSENEPQFMEMDQPHWIEVNTHTDKNLGSIILDITERLQELMRRYVGIVRCNEGLLKAKGQLDEIHKEVEALYHGSKLNTQLCELRNMVNVAHLIIEQSLERKENKGGYFNLDYFLHHLEVTAH
- the murI gene encoding glutamate racemase, giving the protein MNKGPIGIFDSGIGGTSIWREIHKLLPNESTIYLADSKNAPYGEKSQEQILALSIKNVDYLIGKGCKLIVIACNTATTNAIEELRAKYDLPIIGIEPAIKTAALNSKTKKVGVLATKGTLSSRLFHSTSESHANGIRILEQKGTGLVELIENGELTSLKTKTLLERYLAPMLQEGIDQLVLGCTHYPYLIPLLTNILPNHVKIIDSGEGVARQTKKVLENYNLCTPLTSKAKFQFYSNKDVEVLESFVKPTGVAYEIRFLDF
- a CDS encoding OmpH family outer membrane protein, yielding MNSNGKLLLVLLMVITTASLTAQRGVRIGYVDMEYILENVEEYREANEQLANKVHKWKLELEKEKAVIDQMKQDLMAEKVLLTSELISEREEEIQILEKEMLEYQQNRFGPSGDLVLQKRRLIQPIQDQVFNEVQKIGANKKYDFIFDKSADVVMLYSEKRYDISDLVLRGISRTRKISAPNRKDSRNSFEDFEDEEAEEEISDALLQRQELAKQAEEARNKTAEEKREEQLRIREERKKAYEARRKQLLDEREAKRKQEAEERSGRKDIDDIKDK
- a CDS encoding 2TM domain-containing protein; amino-acid sequence: MFSKNKKDFKIDLEQHQLLEYAQARIKQKKRLFNHFVFFLVGGVFFILINKILGYGKTYDWFIWAIVLWAFLFVIHAFNVYFTSKFMGPEWERVQRERLVLKQKQKIAEIQKEIETDFPLSRINKKIE
- a CDS encoding aminotransferase class V-fold PLP-dependent enzyme, whose protein sequence is MKNIIKQFPVLNQYCYADTATSGLLYDGLLDWRQEHDLDVLIGGRKLSSKLGKIVSETRNTVSKFFSCKSENVALTPNFSIGINLLLEGLGKKEKVLLLKGDYPSVNWPFESRDFSISYVDISADLEEHIFNKIKSDKITLLALSLVQWLNGVKIDVEFLKTLKKEYPDLIIIADGTQFCGTESINFDTSGIDVLGASGYKWLLGGSGNGFMLFSDTVAGRFNCPTIGFNAARGNLDGKDAVSFSNRFEPGHLDSMAFGSLNYSLKFLSEIGMDVISEQIKLLSNKALSEFGNLGLLESYIIDRNVHSSIFNIAGGDKEYSKLMQNDVLCAQRGGGIRLAFHFYNTENEIDRIVKILK
- a CDS encoding dihydrofolate reductase, which codes for MIAAAAENNALGKDNDLLWHLPDDFKYFKKRTSGHKIIMGRKTFESFPKPLPNRVHIVITRDPNYHIPFTDCIVVHSLEEALELVKDESLSFIIGGGEIYHLGMEYANQIELTRVHESFEADTFFPNFNDKEWILTQKEFHPKDERHDYDFTYLTYVKKT